The genomic DNA AAGCTGTCCCAGATTGACGAAGGAGTGAGTGGTTCTGGAATGCCGCCCCATTAAAGTAGCACGATGTTCATTAGGGTTTCCTACTGGGAGAGGATAAAGACATGATTAAAAGTTGGTGGCTTTTTGTGATTGCCTCTTGAATTGTTAATAGATCATCATATGCATTATTGTTAATTGTTTTTTGGTGATGGCAGCCTTATCATTTaagaattgtttaaaaattatttttatgctatATGCCTACCTGTAAGTGAcaagtatttttgctttttgcaggGCACACTGTATATTTTTGGTGGGATGGTGGATTCTGCTTTCACGCAAGCAAAAACTCCTCTCTGGATATATGACATTGGTATGATACACAATAGCCAGTCTCTTCTATGGGACATTCCAAGTCCATAGGTACTAATAAATAGTAAGGACCaaactgttttctgctgcttgtaACATAGACTTCCCTAGGCTTTACAACAAGTAATGTGTGTAAAACTGTGTGCATATTTTCCCCCTAAAATTAGGCTGTTAAGCTATCAAAGAGTCAGCTCTTACTTTAATTAGAAAGTATTTTATGGGaaagttttatgtattttaaggTCTAAGAATTTCCATTGCCCCCCCCAAGTTTACTATTTGATCATAAACCCCAATAATTATTACATataatatttaaagttttttccttatgttacataaatttttaaaaccaaGCTCTTTGTTTTATTACGGAAGAAAGTAGATCAGTAAAGTATatctaattttgtatttttactgaagaaataCGTAAGCTGGCAACAGCAATGatggaacaggaaaaaaccaagtatAATTAAATAAGAAGGTGGGAAATCACCATCAGCATTTCATAACacagtggtgtttttttttcctaagaacaAACATTTGGGATCTCTTAAGTGTGTATTCTAATAAAAGCAGTACAACATTTGAATTTAATGGTAGTATGTCATACACTATATATTATCCCTTTGGAAATACTGTGTATAGTAATGGCTACTTGTTTTAATGTCAgatggaagagagaaagagagagactgatttctttttgaGCTAGTAAATCCTGTGGCAAGACCAAGATTTATGTTTCCTGGCCTTTTTTGCTACTTCACTATGTAACCTTAAGtcaatggggtttttttaatcctttctttgttttccatcaTTTGCCTGAAATAGTCACCTGCTGAAAGACCAGAGATCCTCAGATAGAATATATTTCATAGGAGAAAGCATCTTATTAATCACATAACTTAACAGTGAAAATTGGGAATGAGTTATTCAAAATTTGTTGCATGTCTAGTTTTTTCTTGgtcattatttaaaatctttcctGGCGAGTATAGCTTTTAGTAATGTAAGCTTGCACTGCTTTCTCACTCTACCTCGATGCTGGATATCTGATATTTCTGCTCCTTCATGTGATCATAGATCAGTGATTTTTGACTGTTATTTGAGGACTACTTTTAAGGGATCTttgaaaaggaacaagaaaaataaggcTGTTGTCATAAGGTTTACGTAATAAATAGAAGAAGCCATACATCCATTGGTAAATCTAGGCATTCTGCAAAttcagaaaaggctgaaaatcaCAGATTATTTCTTCATTGTGGAATTTAGCcttaggaaacagaaaataatacagTATGGTatctctgtgattctgtatcaGATAAGGATACAGGAAAACTATTTAAACTATGTCTCCTGTAAGTCCCTTGGTGCTGCTGTCTTAGTGGGAAGtgtatttcttcattcttgTCAGTGGAAAACACCAGGATGAGACTTACTTGAAAATTAGAtctgtaatttgaaaaattaatgttgGAGGAGTGTCCTCTTGTGGCCTGGGATATAAACTGCGCTTTATTAAAACAATCCCCTAGATTCTGCAAGATGGACAGAGTGCCGTAACGTACCAGCAGAGACTGAGGTAAGGAGCCAGGAAGTGGTGAATGTGTGAATCAAATGCCTGTTGCTTTGTTGATTAAACAGATTGCTTTGAAATATGTTCCCCCAAACAGTTCCAATCTTATCTCTTCAGAGACATGTGGCTatactttatttctttgcacTTCCAATAACTaaggctttttccttctttaaaacagtgtttaaaaatactgctcttAAAATTTAAGTCCTGTATAAGAAGTTAAGTCCTCTCCTCTACtactgcttctctttttctgaaatcGTTACcaagaaaactgattttaaatggAATCTTGCAGCCGTATACGAAGTCTGTGCTTTTAAGTAGGGTTATGAACACAGATCAGCAGTTACACTAATAATTTGAAATGTGAAGTgctgcagcatttttcatttcttcagtctgAACATGTGGACTCACCAAGATACTGTCACTTCTAAATGAAACCTCAGTGGAAGCATTTATGTCTTGGTCTTATGAGATTGGGTTTGTATCACTACGTGTAAagaattacttattttttgCTATTGAAACTCCATCCTCACAATGTTACTACACTATGAAATTTCACAAAAAACTGGTTAAGATTTGACATAGTTACTGCTATGGTTACCTGTGTTTGGTGGAGGAGTCAAGAGAAAGTTTGGGACTGGTTGATGGAATTTTGTTTATGTATAACAAATATGATGGAATTATGTATTAACTCCTTCTATACTATATACTCCTACTATAGGAGTAAATGGTTTCTTGTAATTATCCTAAACTGACTATAGAGAACATGGCTTCTGCCCCTCgccccacccaaaaaaaaggaggggggcTGTTTGAGAAGAAACAACcaaagaacaaaagaacaaaaccaaacacttgccttgtattttgtttcagctttaGCTGGGCCTCCCCAGGTTTGGGTCCACACAtctcagcagcactgaaaactGCTGCAGACACAGTGGGCACCACCTGGTTTCCTGCTGAGGGTCTGGGCCCAGCCTAGGACTTGTGGCGTGGCAAATCCACACCAAGCAAAATGAGTGAGAGTTACTCTTGGGACTAAAGTTTCATTGGTGTGGAAAGGCTGTGCTTGATGGTGGAAAGGGCTACATCCCCCCATTATATTCCCAAGAGTTGCCGGATATATTTACAACATGTCCCGATCCATGCCTAGCAGTAGTGGTGAAAGCAGTACTACTGAAGTGAGTGCAGAGAGGGGGAGGCTCTAGGCACATGGTATTGTGGTAGACTTAAAAAGGGAGGGTTGCTTGGATTTGAGAATGGTTTGTGTTTGCATCTATACAAGTCTTCAGTGGTGGgtttattctgtattttcaaagaagtTTAACACAACCCAAAGCAATGGTTTTCATTGCGTGGGAATATTCCCAAGATAGACATTGCTACTGATAGGACTTGATCTgttaacaggttttttttgtcttattattaaactgtttcagagctcagcaccaaCTAACAGAAAAGGTCACAGTGCAGTAGTGTACCATTCCAGCATGTGCATCTACGGGGGATACTTTGGCATCAGAGGCATTTCACAAGAGTTTTGGACTTTCCATTTTGGTAAGTTAAAAATCATTGTAAGATTTTGATCCAGTGCAACCAGTGTAAAATGATGCCTGCTGTAGAAATGTTGTAAGTTAGTTTTGGCTTCTGTTTGGCAGAATTTAATTATGAATTCTGTCAATTAAATTAATACCCAGCTGAAGTGAGTTAGACTGTATTATACTGGAAGAAGTTTTGCAGCATTTGCCTGTTTTAGAGCTGAAAATCAGGGAGAATGTTTTGTTCGCTATTCACTAAATTCTTCAAGGATTACCAAAAACTTTCAGATGCAGCAGAGACCCTGACTTCAGCTTATTAATGCCATCTCTTGAATCTCTAGTCTAAAACTGACCATGGGGAGCCAAAGCTGACAGGAGATGGTTTCATTAGCATATTTGTCGCTAATCTAGTGGTTGCAAACCAGATGATTCCCAGAGACATCCTAAATGGATAGCTTTTGCTATCTCGTGGCCATTCAGTCGCTATTTTGAAATGAATGATGGGTTTATCTCTTCCTTCATTCCCTCACAGGGAAAATAAGCACAGACATAAATGAAGGAATGTTTTTGTTGACTGATTTTCCCTCTTATAGCCAGGAAATTATCTTCCCATGTCAGAGTTAACGAATTAACAAAGCTGTAGGAAAAACTGCTCTGTCAATAAAATTTCCATGGCATCTGTCATACAGCATctgacattttcattaaaagtttatttcaaaactgattttttttaaatgccctttTTCAATGTCAGAATTTAAGCTGTTAATTTATAATAAGCTTAGAGCAGAAACCGTATTCTCCAATAGAATAGTTACTTTGTTCTTGAAATAAATCCCTTCTCAAATACTAGTGTAAATGTGGTGCATctataaattaatattttgctttcagatacAAGAAAATGGTTGTGTGTTTCCACCGCATCTCACAGTACTGGCCCAGGACCTCGGCATGGTCATTCAGCAGTGGTTTATCGCACAGGCATGTACCTCTTCGGAGGACTGATGGGGCTGAGTGAACAGAAGGACTTATGGAAGTGGGACTTTGTAAGCAGCAGCTGGTCCAACATCAGAACAAGGTAAACTATGCTATTTGTTACACTAAATtaacacagaaagagagagttAGTCTTACCGTTTGATACTGCGTGCAGGCAGAGGGGGAGATGTTGCCCTTTTGGTGATTGTAGGAACTGTTCAGATCAAGACACAGTACTGCTGCCAACCCTGGGGCTCCAGTTGGCTTTGCTTGGAATTGCTGTTGGCAACGCGTTGATGCAGCTGTCAGCAGTGTAAGTCTGATATCCCAATGCAGCTGTTCAGCAGGGTTTTTTgagtcaaaagaaaaacagaggctAAAAATCAGTGTTAGTTTCTTGTTGGTCTCCCCTTAACTGCTGGTTTCTCTTACATTTAGCCAAGGACCTCCTCCAGTGGTAGGTCATGCTTCAATAGTCTTCAAAGACTCTATGCTGATTTTTGGTGGAGGGATTTCAAATTCCAGTCCTAATGATGACCTCTGGAAGTATCATTTCCACACGCAGACATGGAAGAAGCTAAGTAGTACTACAAAGGCAAACTTTTCTCCTAAAATGTATCACTGCATCTTGGGAATTGGTGTTGATTTCCAAACTACCTCAGATTTCACTAATACATTCCCCAGCCATTGGAAGAGCAAACAGAAGGACCATCGCCAGCTGGTGACCATCCCGAAGCACACTCGCTTCTGCAACTACTTCCGTCAACAGCCTGCATACCGAGTGTTCAGCAATGAGGAAAGCAACGCAATTGAAATGAAAACCTTCAGCTTGCCTCTGGAGCCAGGGGGCTTTTGTGCGTTTCAGACCTCTTCAGAGGCAGAACTAGACCCAAACGGAGCAACACGCGTTTTGTCAAAGGACAAGTCTCTCCATCTGTTTGTCTCCTCAGAAAAAGAGACTTTCGCTGCTGCTCAGAttgtgggagaagaggagggaacCAACTGTCAGCACGTGACCGCCGTGGATGAAGTTAGCAGTGATACCAATGTGCTGCTGCTCATTGGGGGTAAACCTTTGTCCAGCTTCTCTGAGATCTCATTCTGGCAAGTGGAGTTTGATAGCTTGTGATCGCTTTGATTGCAAAGCGAAAGAAGAAATTTCCACCAATGTGCCAGTAGGTGGTAAACCAACTGCTTGCAGCTGTCTTCACTTTCCTATCAGcacactaggaaaaaaaattaaatcttctcATACTCGCtgtgaacagattttttttacaatgtgaACAAAACCCGACGTGTATTTAAGTCACAACTTGCATGTAAGTTGACATTTCCGAGAGGAGCTTGTTGGaatgctgctctttttttgttactttttcttctggtcATTTAGTATCTTTTCAAATTGCAGTGGCTGATGCTGCCTTGAAAATCAGAACTACAAGTAACCCCTACTGGCTCCGTGACTGCCATTCCAGGTGCAAAGCTTGCTCATTTTGCACtggcataaaaaaaataaatatgcacccataaaactgtatttaaatcaAGTTTGTGCACGTTATGGTCACATCTGAGGGATTTGATGAATCTTAATGGCAACATTTGCTAAGatgtttaagattttgttttcttcagagagtgTTCTTTGCACAAGATACTTGCTACATGAGGTGGCCTATAACAAAGAAGAAACCCAAAAGACA from Gavia stellata isolate bGavSte3 chromosome 8, bGavSte3.hap2, whole genome shotgun sequence includes the following:
- the LOC132317398 gene encoding uncharacterized protein LOC132317398 encodes the protein MYLFGGLMGLSEQKDLWKWDFVSSSWSNIRTSQGPPPVVGHASIVFKDSMLIFGGGISNSSPNDDLWKYHFHTQTWKKLSSTTKANFSPKMYHCILGIGVDFQTTSDFTNTFPSHWKSKQKDHRQLVTIPKHTRFCNYFRQQPAYRVFSNEESNAIEMKTFSLPLEPGGFCAFQTSSEAELDPNGATRVLSKDKSLHLFVSSEKETFAAAQIVGEEEGTNCQHVTAVDEVSSDTNVLLLIGGKPLSSFSEISFWQVEFDSL